From one Dama dama isolate Ldn47 chromosome 4, ASM3311817v1, whole genome shotgun sequence genomic stretch:
- the LOC133054918 gene encoding leukocyte immunoglobulin-like receptor subfamily B member 3 isoform X4 — protein MAPTLPALLCLGLSVGLRTQVQAGTPPKPTIWAEPGSVVPWGSPMTIWCQGTLGAQEFHLDKEGISVPWDRQKLLEPGDKAKFSISQMTDQYAGRYRCYYLRGTLWSERSDPMELVVTGPYSKPRLSALPSPVVTSGGNVTLQCVSYQGFNRFRLTKEGEDESSRTLDGQWGSYRQTQALFPVGPVSPGHGWTFRCYGFNRDTPWVWSAPSDPLELLVPGLSGKPSLLTPQGPVVTSGQNLTLQCRSDIGYARFALSKEGGWDLPQRPARRAQGGLSQADFPLGPVRTFHGGRYRCYGGHGLSSEWSAPSDPLELLVAGEGPAGLLRDRPSLSARPGPSVAPGENVTLLCQSGDWTDTFLLSQEGAAHRPLRLRAQDQGGQFQAEFSLSPVSSAHGGTYRCYRALSTDSYLLSQPSEPLALLVSGLTWYLSVLIGVSVTFVLLLLVVLLLFLWHRGRDRRRKSGAADPGREDRGPQSSSSPAADTQDQAIYAAVSDAQSEVGLQLDRRAATSEAPQDVTYAQLNHSTVRRGTAAPPGPLVGEPPADPSEYAALAVR, from the exons AtggcccccaccctccccgcccTGCTCTGCCTCG GGCTGAGTGTGGGCCTGAGGACCCAGGTGCAGGCCG GGACCCCCCCCAAACCCACCATCTGGGCTGAGCCgggctctgtggtcccctggGGGAGCCCCATGACCATCTGGTGTCAGGGGACCCTGGGGGCCCAGGAGTTCCATCTGGATAAAGAGGGAATCTCAGTCCCCTGGGACAGACAGAAACTCCTGGAGCCCGGGGACAAGGCCAAGTTCTCCATCTCACAGATGACTGATCAGTATGCAGGGCGCTATCGGTGCTACTATCTCAGGGGAACTCTCTGGTCAGAGCgcagtgaccccatggagctgGTGGTGACAG GACCCTACAGCAAACCGCGCCTCTCAGCCCTGCCGAGCCCTGTGGTGACCTCGGGAGGGAACGTGACCCTGCAGTGTGTCTCCTATCAGGGATTTAACAGGTTCCGTCTGACCAAGGAAGGAGAAGACGAGTCCTCTCGGACCCTGGATGGACAGTGGGGCTCCTATAGGCAGACCCAGGCGCTGTTCCCCGTGGGCCCCGTGAGCCCCGGACACGGGTGGACGTTCAGATGCTACGGCTTTAACAGGGACACCCCCTGGGTGTGGTCGGCCCCCAGCGACCCCCTGGAGCTCCTGGTCCCAG GGCTGTCTGGGAAGCCGTCCCTCCTGACCCCGCAGGGCCCTGTCGTCACCTCTGGACAGAACCTGACCCTTCAGTGTCGCTCTGACATCGGCTACGCCAGATTCGCTCTGTCCAAGGAGGGGGGCTGGGACCTCCCCCAGCGCCCTGCCCGGAGGGCCCAGGGGGGGCTCTCTCAGGCCGACTTCCCCCTGGGCCCGGTGAGAACCTTCCACGGGGGCCGGTACAGATGCTACGGTGGACACGGTCTCTCCTCTGAGTGGTCGGCCCCCAGCGACCCCCTGGAGCTCCTGGTGGCAGGAGAGGGGCCAGCGG GACTGCTCAGAGACAGACCCTCCCTCTCGGCGCGGCCGGGCCCCTCGGTGGCCCCGGGGGAGAACGTGACCCTGCTCTGTCAGTCAGGAGACTGGACGGACACTTTCCTTCTGTCCCAGGAGGGGGCAGCCCACCGCCCCCTGCGTCTGCGCGCCCAGGACCAAGGCGGGCAGTTCCAGGCCGAGTTCTCCTTGAGTCCTGTGAGCTCGGCCCACGGGGGCACCTACAGGTGCTACCGCGCGCTCAGCACAGACTCCTACCTGCTGTCGCAGCCCAGCGAGCCCCTGGCGCTTCTGGTCTCAG GCCTCACGTGGTACCTGAGTGTCCTCATCGGGGTCTCGGTGACCTTCGTCCTGCTGCTCCTGGtcgtcctcctcctcttcctctggcaCCGGGGTCGGGACAGACGCAGGAAGTCGG GGGCCGCAGACCCAGGGCGTGAGGACAGAGGACCACAGAGCAG CTCCAGCCCAGCCGCGGACACCCAGGACCAGGCCATCT ATGCTGCCGTGAGCGACGCACAGTCTGAGGTGGGGCTGCAGCTGGACCGTCGG GCTGCCACGTCCGAAGCCCCCCAGGACGTGACCTACGCCCAGCTGAACCACTCGACTGTCAGAAGGGGGACGGCCGCACCCCCCGGCCCCCTGGTGGGGGAGCCCCCAGCAGACCCCAGTGAGTACGCTGCTCTCGCCGTTCGCTAG
- the LOC133054918 gene encoding leukocyte immunoglobulin-like receptor subfamily B member 3 isoform X1: MAPTLPALLCLGLSVGLRTQVQAGTPPKPTIWAEPGSVVPWGSPMTIWCQGTLGAQEFHLDKEGISVPWDRQKLLEPGDKAKFSISQMTDQYAGRYRCYYLRGTLWSERSDPMELVVTGPYSKPRLSALPSPVVTSGGNVTLQCVSYQGFNRFRLTKEGEDESSRTLDGQWGSYRQTQALFPVGPVSPGHGWTFRCYGFNRDTPWVWSAPSDPLELLVPGLSGKPSLLTPQGPVVTSGQNLTLQCRSDIGYARFALSKEGGWDLPQRPARRAQGGLSQADFPLGPVRTFHGGRYRCYGGHGLSSEWSAPSDPLELLVAGEGPAGLLRDRPSLSARPGPSVAPGENVTLLCQSGDWTDTFLLSQEGAAHRPLRLRAQDQGGQFQAEFSLSPVSSAHGGTYRCYRALSTDSYLLSQPSEPLALLVSGLTWYLSVLIGVSVTFVLLLLVVLLLFLWHRGRDRRRKSGAADPGREDRGPQSSSSPAADTQDQAIYAAVSDAQSEVGLQLDRRQAATSEAPQDVTYAQLNHSTVRRGTAAPPGPLVGEPPADPSEYAALAVR, encoded by the exons AtggcccccaccctccccgcccTGCTCTGCCTCG GGCTGAGTGTGGGCCTGAGGACCCAGGTGCAGGCCG GGACCCCCCCCAAACCCACCATCTGGGCTGAGCCgggctctgtggtcccctggGGGAGCCCCATGACCATCTGGTGTCAGGGGACCCTGGGGGCCCAGGAGTTCCATCTGGATAAAGAGGGAATCTCAGTCCCCTGGGACAGACAGAAACTCCTGGAGCCCGGGGACAAGGCCAAGTTCTCCATCTCACAGATGACTGATCAGTATGCAGGGCGCTATCGGTGCTACTATCTCAGGGGAACTCTCTGGTCAGAGCgcagtgaccccatggagctgGTGGTGACAG GACCCTACAGCAAACCGCGCCTCTCAGCCCTGCCGAGCCCTGTGGTGACCTCGGGAGGGAACGTGACCCTGCAGTGTGTCTCCTATCAGGGATTTAACAGGTTCCGTCTGACCAAGGAAGGAGAAGACGAGTCCTCTCGGACCCTGGATGGACAGTGGGGCTCCTATAGGCAGACCCAGGCGCTGTTCCCCGTGGGCCCCGTGAGCCCCGGACACGGGTGGACGTTCAGATGCTACGGCTTTAACAGGGACACCCCCTGGGTGTGGTCGGCCCCCAGCGACCCCCTGGAGCTCCTGGTCCCAG GGCTGTCTGGGAAGCCGTCCCTCCTGACCCCGCAGGGCCCTGTCGTCACCTCTGGACAGAACCTGACCCTTCAGTGTCGCTCTGACATCGGCTACGCCAGATTCGCTCTGTCCAAGGAGGGGGGCTGGGACCTCCCCCAGCGCCCTGCCCGGAGGGCCCAGGGGGGGCTCTCTCAGGCCGACTTCCCCCTGGGCCCGGTGAGAACCTTCCACGGGGGCCGGTACAGATGCTACGGTGGACACGGTCTCTCCTCTGAGTGGTCGGCCCCCAGCGACCCCCTGGAGCTCCTGGTGGCAGGAGAGGGGCCAGCGG GACTGCTCAGAGACAGACCCTCCCTCTCGGCGCGGCCGGGCCCCTCGGTGGCCCCGGGGGAGAACGTGACCCTGCTCTGTCAGTCAGGAGACTGGACGGACACTTTCCTTCTGTCCCAGGAGGGGGCAGCCCACCGCCCCCTGCGTCTGCGCGCCCAGGACCAAGGCGGGCAGTTCCAGGCCGAGTTCTCCTTGAGTCCTGTGAGCTCGGCCCACGGGGGCACCTACAGGTGCTACCGCGCGCTCAGCACAGACTCCTACCTGCTGTCGCAGCCCAGCGAGCCCCTGGCGCTTCTGGTCTCAG GCCTCACGTGGTACCTGAGTGTCCTCATCGGGGTCTCGGTGACCTTCGTCCTGCTGCTCCTGGtcgtcctcctcctcttcctctggcaCCGGGGTCGGGACAGACGCAGGAAGTCGG GGGCCGCAGACCCAGGGCGTGAGGACAGAGGACCACAGAGCAG CTCCAGCCCAGCCGCGGACACCCAGGACCAGGCCATCT ATGCTGCCGTGAGCGACGCACAGTCTGAGGTGGGGCTGCAGCTGGACCGTCGG CAGGCTGCCACGTCCGAAGCCCCCCAGGACGTGACCTACGCCCAGCTGAACCACTCGACTGTCAGAAGGGGGACGGCCGCACCCCCCGGCCCCCTGGTGGGGGAGCCCCCAGCAGACCCCAGTGAGTACGCTGCTCTCGCCGTTCGCTAG
- the LOC133054918 gene encoding leukocyte immunoglobulin-like receptor subfamily B member 3 isoform X2: MTDQYAGRYRCYYLRGTLWSERSDPMELVVTGPYSKPRLSALPSPVVTSGGNVTLQCVSYQGFNRFRLTKEGEDESSRTLDGQWGSYRQTQALFPVGPVSPGHGWTFRCYGFNRDTPWVWSAPSDPLELLVPGLSGKPSLLTPQGPVVTSGQNLTLQCRSDIGYARFALSKEGGWDLPQRPARRAQGGLSQADFPLGPVRTFHGGRYRCYGGHGLSSEWSAPSDPLELLVAGEGPAGLLRDRPSLSARPGPSVAPGENVTLLCQSGDWTDTFLLSQEGAAHRPLRLRAQDQGGQFQAEFSLSPVSSAHGGTYRCYRALSTDSYLLSQPSEPLALLVSGLTWYLSVLIGVSVTFVLLLLVVLLLFLWHRGRDRRRKSGAADPGREDRGPQSSSSPAADTQDQAIYAAVSDAQSEVGLQLDRRQAATSEAPQDVTYAQLNHSTVRRGTAAPPGPLVGEPPADPSEYAALAVR; encoded by the exons ATGACTGATCAGTATGCAGGGCGCTATCGGTGCTACTATCTCAGGGGAACTCTCTGGTCAGAGCgcagtgaccccatggagctgGTGGTGACAG GACCCTACAGCAAACCGCGCCTCTCAGCCCTGCCGAGCCCTGTGGTGACCTCGGGAGGGAACGTGACCCTGCAGTGTGTCTCCTATCAGGGATTTAACAGGTTCCGTCTGACCAAGGAAGGAGAAGACGAGTCCTCTCGGACCCTGGATGGACAGTGGGGCTCCTATAGGCAGACCCAGGCGCTGTTCCCCGTGGGCCCCGTGAGCCCCGGACACGGGTGGACGTTCAGATGCTACGGCTTTAACAGGGACACCCCCTGGGTGTGGTCGGCCCCCAGCGACCCCCTGGAGCTCCTGGTCCCAG GGCTGTCTGGGAAGCCGTCCCTCCTGACCCCGCAGGGCCCTGTCGTCACCTCTGGACAGAACCTGACCCTTCAGTGTCGCTCTGACATCGGCTACGCCAGATTCGCTCTGTCCAAGGAGGGGGGCTGGGACCTCCCCCAGCGCCCTGCCCGGAGGGCCCAGGGGGGGCTCTCTCAGGCCGACTTCCCCCTGGGCCCGGTGAGAACCTTCCACGGGGGCCGGTACAGATGCTACGGTGGACACGGTCTCTCCTCTGAGTGGTCGGCCCCCAGCGACCCCCTGGAGCTCCTGGTGGCAGGAGAGGGGCCAGCGG GACTGCTCAGAGACAGACCCTCCCTCTCGGCGCGGCCGGGCCCCTCGGTGGCCCCGGGGGAGAACGTGACCCTGCTCTGTCAGTCAGGAGACTGGACGGACACTTTCCTTCTGTCCCAGGAGGGGGCAGCCCACCGCCCCCTGCGTCTGCGCGCCCAGGACCAAGGCGGGCAGTTCCAGGCCGAGTTCTCCTTGAGTCCTGTGAGCTCGGCCCACGGGGGCACCTACAGGTGCTACCGCGCGCTCAGCACAGACTCCTACCTGCTGTCGCAGCCCAGCGAGCCCCTGGCGCTTCTGGTCTCAG GCCTCACGTGGTACCTGAGTGTCCTCATCGGGGTCTCGGTGACCTTCGTCCTGCTGCTCCTGGtcgtcctcctcctcttcctctggcaCCGGGGTCGGGACAGACGCAGGAAGTCGG GGGCCGCAGACCCAGGGCGTGAGGACAGAGGACCACAGAGCAG CTCCAGCCCAGCCGCGGACACCCAGGACCAGGCCATCT ATGCTGCCGTGAGCGACGCACAGTCTGAGGTGGGGCTGCAGCTGGACCGTCGG CAGGCTGCCACGTCCGAAGCCCCCCAGGACGTGACCTACGCCCAGCTGAACCACTCGACTGTCAGAAGGGGGACGGCCGCACCCCCCGGCCCCCTGGTGGGGGAGCCCCCAGCAGACCCCAGTGAGTACGCTGCTCTCGCCGTTCGCTAG
- the LOC133054918 gene encoding leukocyte immunoglobulin-like receptor subfamily B member 3 isoform X3: protein MELVVTGPYSKPRLSALPSPVVTSGGNVTLQCVSYQGFNRFRLTKEGEDESSRTLDGQWGSYRQTQALFPVGPVSPGHGWTFRCYGFNRDTPWVWSAPSDPLELLVPGLSGKPSLLTPQGPVVTSGQNLTLQCRSDIGYARFALSKEGGWDLPQRPARRAQGGLSQADFPLGPVRTFHGGRYRCYGGHGLSSEWSAPSDPLELLVAGEGPAGLLRDRPSLSARPGPSVAPGENVTLLCQSGDWTDTFLLSQEGAAHRPLRLRAQDQGGQFQAEFSLSPVSSAHGGTYRCYRALSTDSYLLSQPSEPLALLVSGLTWYLSVLIGVSVTFVLLLLVVLLLFLWHRGRDRRRKSGAADPGREDRGPQSSSSPAADTQDQAIYAAVSDAQSEVGLQLDRRQAATSEAPQDVTYAQLNHSTVRRGTAAPPGPLVGEPPADPSEYAALAVR, encoded by the exons atggagctgGTGGTGACAG GACCCTACAGCAAACCGCGCCTCTCAGCCCTGCCGAGCCCTGTGGTGACCTCGGGAGGGAACGTGACCCTGCAGTGTGTCTCCTATCAGGGATTTAACAGGTTCCGTCTGACCAAGGAAGGAGAAGACGAGTCCTCTCGGACCCTGGATGGACAGTGGGGCTCCTATAGGCAGACCCAGGCGCTGTTCCCCGTGGGCCCCGTGAGCCCCGGACACGGGTGGACGTTCAGATGCTACGGCTTTAACAGGGACACCCCCTGGGTGTGGTCGGCCCCCAGCGACCCCCTGGAGCTCCTGGTCCCAG GGCTGTCTGGGAAGCCGTCCCTCCTGACCCCGCAGGGCCCTGTCGTCACCTCTGGACAGAACCTGACCCTTCAGTGTCGCTCTGACATCGGCTACGCCAGATTCGCTCTGTCCAAGGAGGGGGGCTGGGACCTCCCCCAGCGCCCTGCCCGGAGGGCCCAGGGGGGGCTCTCTCAGGCCGACTTCCCCCTGGGCCCGGTGAGAACCTTCCACGGGGGCCGGTACAGATGCTACGGTGGACACGGTCTCTCCTCTGAGTGGTCGGCCCCCAGCGACCCCCTGGAGCTCCTGGTGGCAGGAGAGGGGCCAGCGG GACTGCTCAGAGACAGACCCTCCCTCTCGGCGCGGCCGGGCCCCTCGGTGGCCCCGGGGGAGAACGTGACCCTGCTCTGTCAGTCAGGAGACTGGACGGACACTTTCCTTCTGTCCCAGGAGGGGGCAGCCCACCGCCCCCTGCGTCTGCGCGCCCAGGACCAAGGCGGGCAGTTCCAGGCCGAGTTCTCCTTGAGTCCTGTGAGCTCGGCCCACGGGGGCACCTACAGGTGCTACCGCGCGCTCAGCACAGACTCCTACCTGCTGTCGCAGCCCAGCGAGCCCCTGGCGCTTCTGGTCTCAG GCCTCACGTGGTACCTGAGTGTCCTCATCGGGGTCTCGGTGACCTTCGTCCTGCTGCTCCTGGtcgtcctcctcctcttcctctggcaCCGGGGTCGGGACAGACGCAGGAAGTCGG GGGCCGCAGACCCAGGGCGTGAGGACAGAGGACCACAGAGCAG CTCCAGCCCAGCCGCGGACACCCAGGACCAGGCCATCT ATGCTGCCGTGAGCGACGCACAGTCTGAGGTGGGGCTGCAGCTGGACCGTCGG CAGGCTGCCACGTCCGAAGCCCCCCAGGACGTGACCTACGCCCAGCTGAACCACTCGACTGTCAGAAGGGGGACGGCCGCACCCCCCGGCCCCCTGGTGGGGGAGCCCCCAGCAGACCCCAGTGAGTACGCTGCTCTCGCCGTTCGCTAG